GCAATCATTTCGTAGTGCGCCTGACCAAGCGGCCGACCCGCTTCCAAGGGAACCCAGCGGCCATTGTCTTCGGGCCACGACAGGCCTTGCACCACCATTCGCAACGGCCGGCCCAGGTGCTCGCGCTGGATGGTGTGCGACACGAACCGTCGTGCTCCGATGACGCCGGGAACCGCACGCACGCGGTCCTCTAAGGTGGCTGGCAGCCGAGAGACCTCGGCGAAGGGCCCGCGCGTGTTCCCCTGCACCACCCAGAGATCGGCGCCCACGCGATCCACAAGCAGCGTCGCTTCATAGATCAGCCCTCGATAAATCCCGCCCATGCCCATCACGATCATGAGCAACAGCCCGATGCCGATCGTTGTGAAGGCAAAACGGCCGAAATTGTGGCGCACATCTCGAAGGGCGAGGTTCATGGCGTGCTGACACGTTGCCCCTCCGACAGTGGCCCCTGCCGTACGGCAAGCGGTCGGATAATCTGTTCTCCCGCGGACAGACCCTGGACCACCTCGAGTGTTTGAGCCCCGCGTAGTCCCAGGGCAAGGTCCCGCCAGCGCGCTCTGCCGTGGTCGTTAACGAACGTGCCCGGCTTGCCTTCACGCCACACGACAAACGGTGCAGGTATGATCACAACACCGGACCGCCGCCCCGTTTCGATAAGCACTTCAGCGCGCTGCCCTACCGTCCAGTTGGACGGCAGTTGGCGCACTCGCACGTCCACCAAGAACTCACGCGTCTCTCGATCCGCTTCACGGCCCAGGCGTGCCAGTTCACCGACAAAGCTCCGGGCAGGCTCAGATCTAAAAACCACACGCGCAGTCTGGTTCGTGGCCAGGGTCGACATCGCCGTTTCATCCACCCAGGCGCTGATCCAGATTTCGTTCGTCGCGATGAGCTGCAGGAGCGAGCCACCCGGCATGACCACGCCACCAGGGTCGCGGTCGCGACGCGTGATGAGGCCGTCGTAGGGACTCCGAAGCTCGGTGAACGCCAGCTGCTCCCGGCGATACAGAAGGCTCTTCTCAGCCGTAAACACCTGGCTTTCGGCTTCAACAATGGTGGCCTGCGACCGCTTCAAATCCGCCTCAGCCAGCAGGAGAGATTCCACGGCTTTGTCGAAGTCAGATTGCGAGGCTACCTTGGTTGCCATCAGGTCCCCTACACGTTTGTGATCCAGCTGCGCTTGTTGGATCACCGCCCGGGCACGGGACTCATCGGCCCGGACCCGCTCGACGGTGGCTCGAGCTGACCCTAGCGCGGCTTCAGCGACAGCGACCTGCTGTTTGAGTTCCGCGTCGTCGAGCCGAGCGAGCAATTGCCCCGCCTTCACGGCATCGCCCTGGTCGACCAGCACCTCGGCCAATCGTTCCTGAATCCGCGGGCTGATGGTGGTCTTGATCCGCGCCTCCAACGTGCCCGTGCCCATGACTTCGCCATGAACTTCGCCGGTGAGGACAGTATGGACGGCAGCCAGGGACGGCCGGAACTTGATACGGTAAACGCCGAAAGCGACCACCACCAGAGCAGTCAACCACAGAAGCCCTCGCCGGACCAGCAGGCTCCTCCCGGGGGGCTGGCTGGTAGTACGTTCCGCGGCGCCCTGGGCGGAAGGCTTAGGAGTTACGGGGGCAGTGCTCATAGTTCACATCGAGGGGAAGGCGGGGTGGACACCCGACGCCGCCAGCCGAGCCAGGGCGTCAGGCCCGACGGGTTCCTCGGGTTGCCACGGCAGCCACGCAGTGCGGGTGGAATGCTGTTCCACCACCTCGCTCAAGTAGCGATGCTCGGCCTGCTCGCGGCGCTGGAGCAGTGGATCGCATGACCCGCTGCGGAGTAAACTTTGGTTAATCACCCAGCCGAACGGCTCAATGTGGGCGCGGCGCAAATCTTCCTGCAACGCCGCCGCCTCATGCACCGGTGTTGCCTCCGGCAAGGTCACCAGCAAGATGCGCGTAAATCCGGGATCGCGGAGCCGTTCCAGCAGGTGCAAGACCGCCTCTGGTTGGGAGCTGCGGGACTGACGTTGAAGTTCACGGTTGTACGCCTCGCTGGCATCGAGCAGCAGAAGTGTGTGGCCGGTGGGTGCGGTATCCAGCACCACAAAACGGTCGGCACCCTGCCCCACCTCGCGGGCGAATGCGCGAAACACAGCGATCTCTTCCGTGCAGGGCGAGCGCAAGTCCTCTTCCAAAAGAGCGCGACCGGCCTTGTCCATGGTTGCGCCCTGAGCGCGCATGACTTCCTGTTGATAGGCAGCCGTCTCGGCCAAGGGATCTATCTTGCTGAGCGTGAGGCCATCCACCTGCCCCGCCAGTGTCTGAGCCACATGCGCGGCGGGATCGGTCGTGCTCAAATGCACGGCATGGCCGCGTCGCGTCAGCATCACCGCGATGGCGGCAGCCACCGTGGTTTTGCCGACGCCCCCTTTACCCATGGTCATGATGACGCCGTTGCCCTGCCTTTCGAGGTCAACCACCAGGGACTCGAGGCTCTCCAGATGGGGTGGTGCCCACTCGATCTGGCACTGCGGAGCCGAAGCGACTTCCGCCTCCCCGTCCAACAATCCGCGCAAGCCGCCCAGTCCAAGGATGTTGATCGGTCGGAGCGGCACAACGAAACTCGGTAAACTGGCGATGAAATCCCGCGCGGATTCCAAGGCCGCTTCGCCGCGCTGCTGCATAGCTTGCGACGTCAAGTCGTCGGGACAGTTCGTTTCGAAGAGGCCGTTGATGACCAGCCACTGGTTACCCACGCCGAGGGCACGGAGTTCTTTCGAGGTCCGCTCCGCTTCGTGAAGAGCGGCCAACTGCGGACGACTGACCAGCACCAGCCTTGTGGCCGAGGGATCACCCAAAAGTGCGACGGTCCGTTCATAAACGGCGCGCTGCTTTTCCAAACCAGCCAAGGGACCAAGACAGGATGTGCCGCTCGTGTTCTTATCGAGGAACTGGTCCCACGCTTTCGCCAAACTCATCAAGCGCAGCGTGTGTCCGGTTGGCGCGGTATCGAAGACGATATGGTCGTAGTCCTTTGCCGCCTCCGGATCTCCGATCAAGCCGGAGAATTCGTCGAAGGCCGCAATCTCGATCGTACAGGATCCCGAAAGCTGCTCTTCCATGCTGCGTAGGGCCGCCTCCGGCAAAAGCCCCCTCATGGGACCTATCAATCGCTCCCGATAGGCCGAGGCTGCTTCGACCGGATTGATGTTCATCGCATCGAGTCCCGGCACACCCAGGATGGAGGTGGGTTGGTTTGTAAGTTTCGTCTCCAGCACCTCATCCAGATTGGACGCAGGATCAGTACTGACCAGCAATACGCGTTTGCCGGATTCGGCAAGTCTCAATGCCGTGGCGCAGGAAAGCGAAGTCTTACCCACGCCGCCCTTGCCGGTAAAAAACAGATAGCGTGTCGTGGACTGGGTATCACTCTGGTATAAAGGAAGCTTCACGACGTAGCCCCCGCTCCATCAGCGAGGACCGCATGCGCCAATGTCACGCGCTCTTCATGGGTCAGGTAGCGGCCTTTCAAGTACACCGCGCCATCCAGCAAAACTACCGGCAGAGCCTCCGTGCCCTCTTGGTCAATCATGGCCTTGACGATTGGATTCTGCACGAACGCCATCGGCTGCTGTCCCATGTTGTAGCGCTCCACCTTCACGCCCTTCTGCCCCAGCTCAGTGAGCAGGGCGGCAAAGCTCACCAGCGCGGGATCAATTACAGTGCCGCAGAGACCGGTCGAGCAGCACATCGGCGGATCAAAGACTTGGATGGTTTTCATAGGGTGGACATTTCCATTGCAAATTGCGGTTATTGGGCCCCCAGACTTCGCCTCCCCAGTCCCCGGTGCTGGCGTTCACGGCCTCGATGCACTCAAATAAGTTGAGCACGCCAGGCATCCGCAGTCGGCGAAAGACTAACAAGCCAGGTTTCTCATCCTCCGGAAGACCGGCATTGCACGATTAGTTCAGGTGCCTAGAGGATCAATAGCCGATGGGTAAGGACTCAGCTCCACAGGGTTTGTCCGATGCCAAACGCGGCTTGTGAAACGGATTTCGAGCCAGCGGATGTCGACTGGCTTTTCTAGCACGTGAACGACCCGCAATTCCCGCATTCGCACAAGTCACGAGCGAGCTTGAGATTTCCTTGTCCGAGCTTGAGCAGACCTGTTACAGGCTATGAATATGACACGTCCCTGGCGCCTCTGTGTTTTTGCGATCAGCCTGGCAGCGACCGTTTGGGTTCCAGCGGCCGAGCCCGCGGCGTTTAATCCAAAGATTGAACCGGCGTCCGATGCCCCCGAAAAAGCGATGCGAGCGATGAAGTTGCCGGAGGGTTTTGGCATTGAGTTGTTCGCCGCAGAACCGATGGTGTCGAGTCCAGTGGGGATTGCAGTGGATGAAAAGGGCGCGGTTTACGCGGCGGAAACCTTCCGGCATGGGACGTCGGTGCGAGGACACTTTGAGTGGCTGGAGGACGATCTGGCGGCGCGGACCGTGGAAGATCGTGTTGCCTTCACGCGCCGTCTCGCCCCGGACATCAGCCTTTACACTCGGGAGCACGAGCGGGTGCGGATGTTGGTAGACACGGATGGGGACGGGCGGGCAGACCGGTCCACGGTGTTTGCGGATGGGTTCAACGACATCGCGGCAGGGTTGGGGGCTGATGTGATGGCGCGACGAGGGAAAGTCTATTTCGCGTGCGTGCCGGACTTGTGGCTGTTGGAGGATAAAGATGGGGATGGGCGGGCTGATGACCGGAAGAGTCTGCACCATGGGTATGGCGTTCATATTGGTTACACGGCCCACGACCTCCACGGATTAGAGATGGGGCCGGACGGAAAGATCTATTTCACGATGGCGGATCGGGGAATGCATGTAGTTCATGAAGGAAAAACGTTTCCTTACCCGGATACTGGCACGGCGCTGCGCTGCAATCCGGACGGATCTGAATTGGAGGTCTTTGCCATCGGATTGCGCAACCCGCAGGATTTGGCCTTTGATGAGTTTGGCAACTTGTTCACCGGCGACAACAACGCCGATGGGGGTGACAAAGCGCGGGTGGTTTACATCGTGGAGGGCGGGGACAGCGGCTGGCGGATTGGGTATCAGTTTATCCCTCCGGCCAACCGGCCATGGAACGCCGAACGGTTATGGCATCTCCCATTCTCGGGGCAGGCGGCGTATTTAATTCCGCCCATTGGGCATTTGGCGTCCGGGCCGTCGGGGCTGGAGTATTATCCTGGATTGGGTTTTGGGGACGAGTATCGGGGATCGTTCTTTCTTTGTGATTATCGCTATAGCCCCTCAGCAAGCACGCTGTTTCGCTTTACGGTGCAGACCCAAGGCGCGGGGTTTGGAATGGGGCTGGTGGAGAATTTCTTGAAGGGATCGGTGCCGACGGACGTGGAGTTCGGACCGGACGGCTGTTTGTACGTGTCGGAGATGGACGGCGCGCCGCCTTCAGTCAATCGAGGTCGCGTGTATCGGGTATTTGATCGGGCGCGGCGAACGGACGCCGCGGTGATGGAGACGAAGGCGCTGTTTGCGGCGGGTTTCGAGTCGCGATCCGAAACGGAATTGGAGAAGTTGTTAGCCCACTCGGACATGCGTGTTCGGTTGGAGGCGCAGTTTGCGCTGGCGGAACGGGGAGCGGCAACTGTGTTGACGCGGGTGCTTCAAGACTCGTCGCATCGACTGGCCCGGCTGCACGCCATCTGGGGCGTTGGACAACTGGCGCGCAAGGCGGCCTCGGCCGCCACGCCGCTCACTGGGGTTTTGAGCGATCGGGATCCGGAGGTGCGGGCGCAGGCAGCCAAGGTGTTGGGTGAAGCCCGCTGTCTTGCGGCATTCGAAGCGCTGGCGGCGCGGTTGAAGGATGAGAATCCTCGAGTGCGATTCTTCGCGGCGCTGAGTTTGGGAAAACTGGGGCGAATCGAAGCCATCGGCCCGCTCCTGGGTATGCTGCGGGAGAACACGGGAAACGATCCATACCTCCGCCACGCAGGCGTGATGGGTCTGGCTGGGATGGGAACGCCGGAGAAACTTTTATCGGCAGTTCGCGGCGCTTCGGGCGCGGAGCGGATGGGCGTGTTGTTGGCACTACGCCGCCTGCAGCACCCTGGTGTCTCGGAGTTCTTGGGCGACTCGGATCCGCTCATCGTGGTGGAGGCTGCACGGGCCATCTACGACATGCCGATTACTCCGGCGCTGCCGGCTTTGGCGGGATTATGGGATAGCGCGAAGGGGGGCTTGGCTCGCGTGGGAGACGATAGCAGCGCGCTGATGCGCCGCGTCATCAGCGCCAACTACCGACTAGGCGAGGCGGAACACGCGCAAGCATTAGCCCGCATCGCCACTGACGCGGAGTTGACGTCCGGTTTACGAGAGGAAGCCATTGATTTGTTGACGCGCTGGGCCAAGCCTTCAGGTCGCGACTCCTACCTGGGGATTTGGCGGCCCTTGCCCCCGCGTCCAGGACGAATTGCCCGGGAAGCGCTTCAAGGGTCGGTGGGGAGCCTGTTGCGTCAAACCGCGGAAATTGCGGTTGCAGCAGCGCGATTTGCCGGCGAGCACGGTGTGAACGAAGCCAGCGAGGCGCTCTTTGACGCGGTGCAGGCCGCGGGACGTCCGCCGGAACTGAAAGTGGCGGCGTTGAAAGCGTTGGAGCAGCTGGGGAGCAGGCGTTTGACCGAGGCGGTGATGCTGGCGACGGAAGCTCCCCATGCGGCGGTGCAGGCCGAGGCCAGCCGACTGATCCCCAAGATAGCCCCCGACAAAGCCGTTGAATTATTGGAAAAGTCGTTAAGGAGTTCCTCCATTCGCGTTCAGCAAAGCGCCCTGACGGCCTTAACCGCATTGCCGGTATCGCGAGCGGATGAGGTCCTGATCTCCCTTTTTGAGAAGATGGAGAAAGGAGAGCTGCCGCCCGAGCTGCATCTGGAACTCTTGACGGCAATGGAAGAACGAAAAACCTCAGAACTAAAGACACGACTGGCATCGCGCGCGCGGGGTCTCTCCCCCACGGATCCACTGGCGGGGTATCGGGAGACGCTGGCCGGAGGGGACGCGGGCCGGGGACGAAAGCTTTTCTTCGAGAAAGCGCAGGCGCAATGCGTGCGCTGCCACGTTGCAGAGAGAACCGGAGGCGAAGTTGGCCCCGACTTGTCGGCACTGGGCAAGCGAGCCAATCGGGAACAGATATTGGAATCACTCCTGGATCCGAACCGCACGATTGTTCCAGGCTATGCCAACGTCGAACTAACCCTTAAGGACCAGGAGAGCGTCACAGGAGTGTTGAAGAGCGAAGGGGCCGAAGCGCTAGAACTGGTGGATTTGAGTGGAAACAAAGTCCGAGTACCCAAGGATCATATTGTCGGGCGCCGGGAGGGTCTCTCCTCGATGCCAACAAATATGGCGGAGTTTTTGACCAAGGCCGAGATACGCGATTTAGTGGAGTTCCTCGCGAATTTAGGAGTTCCAAAGATTCGGTGAAATTCTCTGGACCCAGGACTCTGCGCCGCCACATCAAGAGTGGTTTGATGGACCGAGCATGGGCAGCTGAGGGGCTCGAGGCGATCACAACTCGGCTGGGCACCTGTCACCTGATCACATCTGCACCACACCTCGAGCGATGCCATGAGCGTCAAGTCGAGGCAGGCCCCAATCATCACCGGTTCGAGATACCCCCTTTGATGTGATCCGAACTTTGGGCTTTCGGAGTAGCGGCGGATGAACTATACATGCTCGGTTCCGGAGCTGGGTGCCGATCTCTTGGCACGAAGGATTCCAGGATACACTCGCAGGGCTAACCTAGGCTGTTCATGACGTATGTTGTACAAGCGCTTATTATTCAGATTGGGACTTGGGAACTTCACAACCTCACTGGTATGCACCGCGTCAATTCTTGGCACTGTGGCTTCCGGGGCTGCGCTCTTCGAAGACGTACCCGCGCTGTCATCAGAGGCCCGCAGCTTGCTCGTCGCCTACTATGATGGCCGAGTCGGCATTCTGACCGACGGCTCTCATCGCGTGCTTTCCTGGACGCCGGTCGACGGCAATGGGATGCCCCTCGCGTCCATGGTAGTCACCCAGAGCGGTTCCGGGCTCGACTTCATCACCTCCGATGGGTCGGGCAAGTTGGCCTTCTCATCGACGGATGGAAGCACCAGCCGCCAGCTCCAGGGCAGGCTGGTCGTGACAGCGGGCACTGCCTATACCATCCTTTGGAAAGGCTCCCACTCCACTCCAGCTCCGTTCCAAGGTCAGGGCAACTATGTCTACAACATCGGAAATGAGCTCAATCATCAACGTCAGGTCGCGTCGGGCGTGCCCGCAGTCGAGTTGTACGATGGTTCCACCACCCATCGGGGCACGGTGAACGTCAATGTGATCGACAACGCCACCACGGTGTGGTCGACTATCTATAATGGGCGCACTCATCAAGCCTACGCGGATGGGTTCAACTTGGGAATTCCCGGCACTCCCAACTACAACGTCCCAGCGAACCCCGTTATTTTCATCGGAGCTTTCAATCCGGATGGCTTCAACTTCAACGGCCGACTGAGCGACCTGATTATCTTCAAAGGAGCGTTAGGCGAAACCGATCGCCTTCTACTGGAACAACACCTCACCAAGCCCGAGCTTGCCATCACGCGACTCGAGTCGGCGGCCCGTCTCGTTTGGCCGGCGTCCGCCGGACAGTTCGTGCTCGAGGCAGCAACCAGCGTTGAAGCACCTGATTGGAAGCCGGTGCCGATCACACCCATCTTGACGCGTGGGAAATGGGCCGTCACCAACTCGACATCGGAGGCCCGCATGATTTTCCGCCTAGTGCCATGAGCCAGGTTGGACGCGGGGCAGCCCTATGGAGCGCGGTGGCACGACCTCAGCATTGCCCACAAGTTCAGAAGATATTCGACCCCTATCCCAACGGGATAACGCCTCCAAGCCCAGGGTTGCGAGGCACGAGCTACCCTGGGAAAAAGCCCCATCTAATCCAACCCCAAGGTGAGTTGCGAATTTTCACCCGCTCGTTCGAGAGCCGGGATAGACCCGAGAGCCGGCATGGGGTGAACCACGGATTTCTCGGATGACACGGATTATAAACCAGGTTCCTGAATTGATCGATGGGTAATGGCGATCTTCAGGTGGAAAGTGCCCATGCTTTTCCATCCGTGTCATCCGAGAAATCCGTGGTCACCGTTGGCGTTTCTAGTCTGAAGTCTGATCCGCAACCCACCTT
This sequence is a window from Verrucomicrobiales bacterium. Protein-coding genes within it:
- the arsD gene encoding arsenite efflux transporter metallochaperone ArsD; translated protein: MKTIQVFDPPMCCSTGLCGTVIDPALVSFAALLTELGQKGVKVERYNMGQQPMAFVQNPIVKAMIDQEGTEALPVVLLDGAVYLKGRYLTHEERVTLAHAVLADGAGATS
- the arsA gene encoding arsenical pump-driving ATPase; the protein is MKLPLYQSDTQSTTRYLFFTGKGGVGKTSLSCATALRLAESGKRVLLVSTDPASNLDEVLETKLTNQPTSILGVPGLDAMNINPVEAASAYRERLIGPMRGLLPEAALRSMEEQLSGSCTIEIAAFDEFSGLIGDPEAAKDYDHIVFDTAPTGHTLRLMSLAKAWDQFLDKNTSGTSCLGPLAGLEKQRAVYERTVALLGDPSATRLVLVSRPQLAALHEAERTSKELRALGVGNQWLVINGLFETNCPDDLTSQAMQQRGEAALESARDFIASLPSFVVPLRPINILGLGGLRGLLDGEAEVASAPQCQIEWAPPHLESLESLVVDLERQGNGVIMTMGKGGVGKTTVAAAIAVMLTRRGHAVHLSTTDPAAHVAQTLAGQVDGLTLSKIDPLAETAAYQQEVMRAQGATMDKAGRALLEEDLRSPCTEEIAVFRAFAREVGQGADRFVVLDTAPTGHTLLLLDASEAYNRELQRQSRSSQPEAVLHLLERLRDPGFTRILLVTLPEATPVHEAAALQEDLRRAHIEPFGWVINQSLLRSGSCDPLLQRREQAEHRYLSEVVEQHSTRTAWLPWQPEEPVGPDALARLAASGVHPAFPSM
- a CDS encoding efflux RND transporter periplasmic adaptor subunit; its protein translation is MSTAPVTPKPSAQGAAERTTSQPPGRSLLVRRGLLWLTALVVVAFGVYRIKFRPSLAAVHTVLTGEVHGEVMGTGTLEARIKTTISPRIQERLAEVLVDQGDAVKAGQLLARLDDAELKQQVAVAEAALGSARATVERVRADESRARAVIQQAQLDHKRVGDLMATKVASQSDFDKAVESLLLAEADLKRSQATIVEAESQVFTAEKSLLYRREQLAFTELRSPYDGLITRRDRDPGGVVMPGGSLLQLIATNEIWISAWVDETAMSTLATNQTARVVFRSEPARSFVGELARLGREADRETREFLVDVRVRQLPSNWTVGQRAEVLIETGRRSGVVIIPAPFVVWREGKPGTFVNDHGRARWRDLALGLRGAQTLEVVQGLSAGEQIIRPLAVRQGPLSEGQRVSTP
- a CDS encoding HEAT repeat domain-containing protein, which encodes MNMTRPWRLCVFAISLAATVWVPAAEPAAFNPKIEPASDAPEKAMRAMKLPEGFGIELFAAEPMVSSPVGIAVDEKGAVYAAETFRHGTSVRGHFEWLEDDLAARTVEDRVAFTRRLAPDISLYTREHERVRMLVDTDGDGRADRSTVFADGFNDIAAGLGADVMARRGKVYFACVPDLWLLEDKDGDGRADDRKSLHHGYGVHIGYTAHDLHGLEMGPDGKIYFTMADRGMHVVHEGKTFPYPDTGTALRCNPDGSELEVFAIGLRNPQDLAFDEFGNLFTGDNNADGGDKARVVYIVEGGDSGWRIGYQFIPPANRPWNAERLWHLPFSGQAAYLIPPIGHLASGPSGLEYYPGLGFGDEYRGSFFLCDYRYSPSASTLFRFTVQTQGAGFGMGLVENFLKGSVPTDVEFGPDGCLYVSEMDGAPPSVNRGRVYRVFDRARRTDAAVMETKALFAAGFESRSETELEKLLAHSDMRVRLEAQFALAERGAATVLTRVLQDSSHRLARLHAIWGVGQLARKAASAATPLTGVLSDRDPEVRAQAAKVLGEARCLAAFEALAARLKDENPRVRFFAALSLGKLGRIEAIGPLLGMLRENTGNDPYLRHAGVMGLAGMGTPEKLLSAVRGASGAERMGVLLALRRLQHPGVSEFLGDSDPLIVVEAARAIYDMPITPALPALAGLWDSAKGGLARVGDDSSALMRRVISANYRLGEAEHAQALARIATDAELTSGLREEAIDLLTRWAKPSGRDSYLGIWRPLPPRPGRIAREALQGSVGSLLRQTAEIAVAAARFAGEHGVNEASEALFDAVQAAGRPPELKVAALKALEQLGSRRLTEAVMLATEAPHAAVQAEASRLIPKIAPDKAVELLEKSLRSSSIRVQQSALTALTALPVSRADEVLISLFEKMEKGELPPELHLELLTAMEERKTSELKTRLASRARGLSPTDPLAGYRETLAGGDAGRGRKLFFEKAQAQCVRCHVAERTGGEVGPDLSALGKRANREQILESLLDPNRTIVPGYANVELTLKDQESVTGVLKSEGAEALELVDLSGNKVRVPKDHIVGRREGLSSMPTNMAEFLTKAEIRDLVEFLANLGVPKIR